Proteins found in one Aspergillus chevalieri M1 DNA, chromosome 2, nearly complete sequence genomic segment:
- a CDS encoding uncharacterized protein (BUSCO:EOG09264EGS;~COG:C;~EggNog:ENOG410PPBK;~InterPro:IPR036400,IPR018506,IPR001199;~PFAM:PF00173;~go_function: GO:0020037 - heme binding [Evidence IEA]), which produces MGWVGVATLIATACYVLYRFPPHTWSSEPASAPPESIPEQAPTQNNARTTDTSKPPAIPKIEPVPAKESEEENAEEQSTPKASASAPMLEVPVLDLHDSAAESGSAKSPASLNHNNASPSSLYTTSASTVARQAATMPPRPLPPTLSPSSTLSPQPSQADSSSLMPPPPLPRNRATGQQQQQPQTQPSQPQFLSPGPVPGRYPPRLNNSSLVPPPSAAASQRGPQRLAPPTNSLAPPTNSLAPPARPSSNSSKRAVLEPGFSPLDWAALTSNPKANLRGENLPAQLIRVTPSMLKIQNGRKGRDAWTSYQGKVYNIQPYVPFHPGGKGELLRGAGKDSAKLFVEVHPWVNWDAILGECLVGILVSESEVGEGNALDAMD; this is translated from the coding sequence ATGGGCTGGGTAGGAGTGGCCACGCTAATTGCGACCGCATGCTACGTACTCTACCGTTTCCCCCCTCATACATGGTCATCGGAGCCTGCCTCAGCGCCCCCGGAATCGATCCCCGAACAAGCACCTACACAAAATAATGCGCGAACCACGGATACATCCAAACCGCCCGCTATACCAAAGATAGAACCGGTGCCCGCGAAagaaagcgaagaagaaaatgCAGAGGAGCAGTCAACCCCCAAAGCATCCGCGAGCGCACCGATGCTAGAAGTGCCCGTCCTCGACCTGCATGACTCCGCGGCGGAAAGCGGATCGGCAAAATCTCCAGCTTCCTTGAACCATAACAACgcctctccctcttctctctaTACAACTTCCGCCAGTACGGTGGCCAGACAAGCCGCCACAATGCCACCACGACCACTCCCACCAACGCTGTCGCCATCATCAACACTGTCGCCGCAGCCGTCACAAGCAGATTCTTCCTCCTTAATgccccctccccctctccctcgaAACCGCGCGACAggacaacagcaacaacaaccgcAAACCCAGCCCTCGCAACCCCAGTTCCTGAGTCCCGGCCCCGTCCCCGGACGCTACCCGCCACGCCTCAACAACAGCTCCCTCGTACCCCCTCCCTCCGCCGCAGCCTCGCAACGCGGACCCCAACGCCTCGCACCGCCCACTAACAGCCTCGCACCGCCCACTAACAGCCTCGCACCACCCGCCCGACCCTCCAGCAACTCCTCTAAACGCGCAGTCCTCGAACCAGGCTTCTCCCCACTAGACTGGGCCGCGCTAACCTCGAACCCAAAAGCCAACCTCCGCGGCGAAAACCTCCCCGCGCAACTCATCCGCGTAACACCCTCAATGCTCAAGATACAAAACGGACGAAAGGGCCGCGACGCATGGACGTCGTATCAGGGCAAGGTGTATAATATCCAGCCATACGTACCGTTTCATCCCGGCGGGAAGGGGGAGTTGTTGAGAGGAGCAGGGAAGGATTCTGCGAAGTTGTTTGTGGAGGTCCATCCGTGGGTGAATTGGGATGCTATACTGGGGGAATGTCTGGTGGGGATTTTGGTTAGTGAGAGTGAGGTTGGAGAGGGGAATGCGTTGGATGCTATGGATTGA
- a CDS encoding PP2C family serine/threonine-protein phosphatase (COG:T;~EggNog:ENOG410PXR1;~InterPro:IPR036457,IPR015655,IPR001932,IPR000222;~PFAM:PF00481,PF13672;~go_function: GO:0004722 - protein serine/threonine phosphatase activity [Evidence IEA];~go_function: GO:0016791 - phosphatase activity [Evidence IEA];~go_function: GO:0043169 - cation binding [Evidence IEA];~go_process: GO:0006470 - protein dephosphorylation [Evidence IEA]), with protein sequence MFRNVLMANPDSLLLFDAGVGQAQGGRPHQEDRCTFILPDQFPARTEHRLALFAVYDGHGSELVAEHASWNLHSLLAKRPEFQKGDYEAAIKAALSDEDAILLERYRNETREPAVSGSTVALCFLNLTTGELVVANLGDSHAVLAERDPKYDTPFRIRRLTVSHKPDVPAERSRIEDAGGTVNRNTGTARVGSLNMSRAIGDLQYKNPINNMDDNESTSSSSSASSTPSVSSAFSKLRRASSASSAPENRGNFLSNEPYMTRVKLSSERRYILVIESDGISDHLDDNTLMQYVTKLSSRGYRAGKIAQEMAASTTSRKGSDNGSCIVIFLDGQNA encoded by the exons ATGTTCCGAAACGTTCTTATGGCAAACCCAGATTCCCTCCTGTTGTTTGATGCAGGTGTTGGGCAG GCTCAAGGAGGAAGGCCTCACCAAGAAGATCGTTGCACATTCATTCTACCGGACCAGTTTCCTGCCCGTACGGAACATAGGTTGGCACTCTTCGCCGTCTACGATGGACA TGGCTCCGAACTGGTAGCAGAACATGCAAGCTGGAATCTTCACAGCTTACTCGCGAAGCGCCCAGAATTCCAGAAAGGCGACTACGAAGCAGCCATCAAGGCGGCCTTGTCGGACGAGGATGCCATCTTACTCGAAAGGTATCGAAATGAGACCCGCGAGCCTGCAGTATCTGGATCAACAGTTGCTCTATGCTTCTTGAACCTAACAACGGGGGAGTTGGTTGTTGCCAATTTAGGGGATTCGCATGCTGTCCTGGCTGAGCGAGATCCTAAGTATGATACTCCGTTTCGTATC CGACGCCTGACAGTGAGCCACAAACCGGATGTTCCCGCAGAGAGATCCCGGATCGAAGATGCCGGCGGCACTGTCAACAGAAACACTGGGACAGCACGAGTGG GATCCCTCAACATGTCCCGAGCCATAGGCGACCTCCAATACAAAAACCccatcaacaacatggacGATAACGAGTCcacttcctcctcttcgtctgCTTCATCCACCCCATCAGTATCCTCCGCTTTCTCTAAACTCCGCCGTGCCTCATCAGCATCTTCCGCCCCAGAAAACCGCGGCAACTTCTTATCGAACGAACCCTACATGACGAGAGTCAAACTCTCCTCTGAGCGGCGCTACATACTCGTAATCGAGTCTGATGGTATTAGCGACCATCTGGATGATAATACCTTGATGCAGTATGTGACGAAGCTGTCTTCGCGTGGGTATAGggctgggaagattgcgcagGAGATGGCCGCTTCGACCACGAGTCGGAAGGGGAGTGATAATGGGTCTTGTATTGTTATTTTTCTGGACGGGCAGAATGCGTGA
- a CDS encoding uncharacterized protein (COG:L;~EggNog:ENOG410PHAC;~InterPro:IPR000212,IPR027417,IPR014016,IPR014017, IPR013986,IPR034739;~PFAM:PF13361,PF13538,PF13245,PF00580;~go_function: GO:0003677 - DNA binding [Evidence IEA];~go_function: GO:0003678 - DNA helicase activity [Evidence IEA];~go_function: GO:0005524 - ATP binding [Evidence IEA];~go_function: GO:0016787 - hydrolase activity [Evidence IEA]), whose protein sequence is MNPNVSDAPDPQVILNDLNPAQRTAVSSPSPILQVLAPPGSGKTKTLTARVAYLLAHHGYRPQDVICCTFTIKASREMRERIARLIGGRVEARLVLGTFHSICRRYLVSYGYLIGLQRGFGIADSSDSLAIIRRIVQRGKLGIQPNTARARISHQKAHGVDPEQAAAKYGNQKIVEQQEFVRVYYEYEKELATCNLLDYDDLLLRCVELLRHHPHCVSNVQAVLVDEFQDTNHIQYELMNLFASANRRITVVGDPDQSIYGFRSAEIKNLARMQKLYRDTSVVLLEDNYRSSGSILNSAQDVIEQDTSRPAKKLQPTHSVGTLPVLRKLPTAVAEAQWIVLEIQRCIAMTGNLLKYSDFAILLRSAALSRQIESEMGKVGMPYRMVGGLRFFDRVEIKILLDYMRVVSSPGNSEALMRIINVPPRRIGDETTRMLVNGAQKANLSLWDFIRGVAQGHKSTEKALSKLTDQGLSSFVGIIESSRQKLQEYADGTAPRKLLDFIIKKISFRDYLTATHGQNEENRWANVEELLNQASDIPSPNEEEEEGDLPPIEGLEQQQAHPGEDALSHFLANVALSTEVLPHNNENEQEGEQQPDEKVTISTIHAAKGLEWPVVFVPAVYNGIIPHSRAEDQDEERRLLYVAMTRAQALLYLSVPLRISRSGEESETSPTSFIPPKIIETRFRPTGPSLQEKAVYMIADILRRPQPASADMLKAQTEISSTLDDRWTADGKRHADLVTKWDGSIAGEEPCPKRRRYDQNSGQSTTTYMTGFTMGNPSNFSVPTTMSSGFSTAREYIATSTKAEQESKSEATDKAKANSAASRKPGLSQGTISSFFWQPSKPKAPQPSQMSPRNQAGQQAASNPAFKSVLPPQIPPRRLPQAQTLQPPRPALEPSDPNNYTWLSTPSMPAGKPIRRKATSEEENEAQADQGTNEVQSNPGTVNSVRPATTFHTTTMSMVQQPRKTLGIRRTMMNGWQERMKRATNGNGNSGL, encoded by the exons ATGAATCCCAATGTTTCCGATGCCCCCGACCCGCAAGTAATCCTTAACGACCTAAACCCCGCCCAACGAACCGCcgtctcctccccctccccaatCCTCCAAGTCCTCGCCCCCCCGGGCTCCGGCAAAACCAAGACCCTAACCGCGCGCGTCGCGTACCTCCTCGCCCACCATGGCTACCGCCCACAAGACgtcatctgctgcacattCACAATCAAGGCCAGTCGCGAGATGCGCGAGCGGATTGCGAGGTTGATTGGGGGACGGGTGGAGGCGAGATTGGTGCTGGGGACGTTCCATTCGATTTGTCGGCGTTATTTGGTGAGTTATGGGTATTTGATTGGGTTGCAGAGGGGATTTGGGATTGCGGATTCGAGTGATAGCTTGGCGATTATTAGG AGGATCGTGCAGCGCGGGAAGCTTGGTATTCAGCCTAATACAGCGAGGGCGAGGATTTCGCATCAGAAGGCCCATGGGGTTGATCCGGAGCAAGCTGCGGCGAAGTATGGAAATCAAAAGATTGTGGAACAGCAGGAGTTTGTCCGGGTTTACTACGAGTACGAGAAGGAACTGGCGACATGCAATCTACTGGACTATGATGATTTACTTCTGCGTTGTGTCGAGCTGCTCCGACACCATCCGCACTGCGTGTCGAATGTCCAGGCCGTTCTCGTCGATGAATTCCAAGATACGAATCACATTCAATACGAATTGATGAACCTCTTTGCTTCGGCCAACAGACGCATCACGGTCGTCGGAGATCCGGACCAGAGTATCTACGGATTCCGGTCCGCGGAGATCAAGAACCTCGCGCGCATGCAGAAACTATACAGAGACACGTCCGTCGTCCTTCTAGAAGACAATTACCGCTCGTCTGGGTCAATCCTGAACTCCGCGCAAGATGTTATCGAGCAGGATACCTCCAGACCCGCGAAGAAACTGCAGCCGACACACAGCGTTGGAACACTGCCTGTGCTGCGCAAACTACCCACCGCCGTAGCAGAAGCACAATGGATTGTGCTTGAGATCCAGAGGTGCATAGCTATGACGGGGAATCTCCTCAAGTATTCCGATTTCGCTATCTTGCTTCGTTCCGCAGCTCTGTCGCGGCAGATCGAGTCTGAGATGGGAAAGGTCGGAATGCCTTATAGAATGGTTGGAGGACTGAGGTTTTTCGACAGAGTTGAGATTAAGATACTTCTCGATTATATGAGAGTCGTGAGCTCGCCTGGGAATAGCGAGGCACTCATGCGCATCATTAATGTCCCACCTAGGAGAATCGGTGATGAAACGACTCGGATGCTCGTGAACGGAGCTCAGAAGGCAAATCTATCTTTATGGGACTTTATCAGAGGCGTTGCACAGGGCCACAAATCGACCGAGAAGGCCTTGTCGAAACTGACGGATCAAGGTCTTTCATCATTTGTCGGCATTATCGAGTCTTCTCGACAGAAGCTGCAGGAATATGCCGACGGTACTGCACCAAGGAAACTTCTCGATTTTATTATCAAAAAAATTTCTTTCCGGGACTATCTCACGGCGACGCACGGCCAGAATGAGGAGAACCGATGGGCCAACGTCGAGGAACTACTGAACCAAGCAAGCGATATACCAAGTCcaaatgaagaagaggaggaaggagaCCTCCCTCCAATCGAAGGTCTCGAGCAACAACAGGCCCATCCCGGCGAGGATGCATTGTCTCACTTCTTGGCGAATGTAGCCCTTTCAACAGAAGTCCTTCCACATAATAACGAGAACGAACAGGAAGGGGAACAACAACCAGACGAAAAGGTCACTATTTCCACGATTCATGCGGCAAAAGGTCTTGAATGGCCGGTCGTGTTTGTGCCGGCGGTGTATAATGGAATTATTCCCCACTCGCGagcagaagaccaagatgaaGAAAGGCGATTGCTTTATGTGGCCATGACCAGAGCGCAGGCGCTCCTCTATTTAAGCGTGCCTCTTCGCATCTCTCGAAGCGGCGAGGAATCGGAAACATCTCCAACAAGCTTCATCCCACCAAAGATCATCGAGACGCGTTTTCGCCCTACTGGCCCGAGTTTACAAGAGAAGGCTGTTTATATGATTGCTGATATCCTACGTCGGCCACAACCCGCTTCTGCAGATATGCTGAAGGCACAAACGGAAATCTCGTCTACACTCGACGATCGATGGACGGCAGATGGCAAAAGACATGCGGACCTTGTGACTAAGTGGGACGGCTCTATCGCAGGCGAGGAGCCTTGTCCCAAGAGACGGAGATATGATCAGAATTCGGGTCAGTCGACGACTACATACATGACTGGGTTTACGATGGGCAATCCGTCGAACTTTTCCGTCCCAACCACGATGTCTTCTGGATTTTCCACGGCTCGAGAGTATATAGCGACGTCAACTAAAGCAGAGCAAGAGTCGAAGAGCGAGGCTACAGATAAAGCCAAGGCCAACAGCGCAGCAAGTCGCAAACCTGGTCTTTCACAAGGAACCATATCGAGCTTTTTCTGGCAGCCTTCAAAACCTAAAGCACCGCAGCCGTCACAAATGTCGCCCAGAAATCAAGCTGGACAGCAAGCTGCATCAAACCCAGCATTCAAGAGCGTCCTCCCACCCCAGATCCCGCCTCGTCGCCTCCCACAAGCGCAAACCCTCCAACCACCCCGTCCAGCTCTCGAACCATCCGATCCAAACAATTACACGTGGCTCTCCACGCCCTCAATGCCAGCCGGAAAACCGATCCGAAGAAAGGCGACCTCTGAGGAAGAAAACGAGGCCCAGGCAGACCAGGGGACCAACGAAGTCCAAAGCAATCCGGGCACAGTAAACAGCGTACGACCAGCGACCACGTTCCACACAACCACAATGTCGATGGTGCAGCAGCCAAGAAAGACGTTGGGGATCCGACGGACGATGATGAACGGATGGCAGGAACGGATGAAGCGGGCGACCAATGGGAATGGGAATTCGGGATTATGA
- a CDS encoding uncharacterized protein (COG:S;~EggNog:ENOG410Q23A) — MPTKPNNDSNTTLASNGSTDQVVVMQGPNGGRKAPVVIHQGGQTYDETRPSDWDKQRWK, encoded by the exons ATGCCTACCAAGCCCAACAACGACTCCAACACCACCCTCGCCAGCAATGGCAGTACAGACCAAGTCGTCGTCATGCAGG GTCCCAATGGTGGTCGTAAAGCTCCCGTTGTCATCCACCAAGGTGGCCAGACTTATGACGAGACAAGACCCTCGGACTGGGACAAGCAGCGCTGGAAGTAA